Genomic segment of Rhodocaloribacter litoris:
GGCCAGGCAGGAACACAGCACGGAGGTGACGTGCTCGCGGGCCCAGGCGATGACCTCCACGAGCGGCTCCCAGAACGGCTCCTGGTCCAGCAGGGGCCGCGCCACGTTGGCGCCGGTGATGATGAGCGCGTCCAGCCCTTCTTCCTTCAGGGTCTCAAAGTCTTCGTAGTAGGCGTCGAGGTAGGCGCGGGCCTCGGGGGAGCGGGGCAGCCCCGGCACCGTGAAGGGGTGCACGAAGAACTGCACGATCTTGTTACATCCCCCGATGAGCCGCATGAATTGCCGCTCGCTTACCTGCAGGGCCGCGTCGGGCATCATGTTCAGCAGCCCGATGTGCAACTCGCGGATGTCCTGGTGCAGGGCGTACTCCAGCGGCAGGACGTCCTGTCCGGCGTGACGCAGCTGGTCGAAGGTGGGCAGGGGGGAGTGGGCCACGAGCGGCATAGCGGTGTCCTCCGGGAAGCCAGGAGAATACGGCACGGTTGTACCGGCGGAACCCTGCTCGTAGTCGCCGCAGGTAGGCGTGGAACGAATCAGGACCGGCCGGGCTCCACCGGTCTTGCGATGCTTCGGCCCGAAGATACGTATCGCGCTCCGGTCCGGAAGGCGCCGGTCGTTGAAGAGCGCGTAAACTAACCGGTTCGGTACCGCTTCCAGGGTTTCGGGGGCTTTTCAGGCTTCACCCGGGATCGGTTTCGCTCGTCACGCCGCCAGCGACGATGCCCCCGGCCCTATCGATGCTCCTTCGCCCGTGCGTAGATCGTGTAGGGGCCGTAGGCCAGGGGCGGTGGGGGCGCGCCCTCGGGACAGGCGTAACCGGCGGCGTGCGGGCAGAAGGTGCCCAGCGAGGTAAGCCCGATGGCGCGGAGGCTGCTATCCGCCGTTTTGCCGAGCCGGTCGTGCTCGAACACGGCGAAGTCGATCCGGTCGAACAGTTCGGTGAGGTGCCGGCGGGCGGCGGGATTGTTGCCCACGATTTCCCAGTTTGGGGCATAGAGGTGCCAGCCGAGGGGGCGCCCGGGGAAGTAGAGCGGGAAGGTGCGGTCCAGGTAGACGCGGTGTGGGCCTTCCCCGATGACCTCCCGGCTCATCCGGTAGAGGCCGGCCGGGTCGCGGGCGTCGGCCTGCCGGAACGTGAGGAGGGGACGGGCGACGAGGGAGACGGCGACGGCCCATCCTGTGAGCCCGAGGGCCGCGAGCCGGAGGCCCCGGCGGGTCGTCGTGGCGGCCGGGCTCTCGAAGGCGGGGGCGATCAGCAGCGCGGCCGCCGGGGCCAGGTAGGGCAGCAGGTAGAGGACGCGGCCGCTGTAGATGAGCGTCAGGGAGACGAGCACGTAGCCGCCCAGCAGGGCCAGGGCCATCCCACCCGCCCGGCGGACGAGCAAGCCGGCCAGGCCGGCCAGCACCAGCGGGGCCGATGGCAGGAGCACGCCGGCGACGTCGTCCACACGCAGCAGGCGCCGGAGCAGGCCCTGGAGCGGGGCGCCCGTGCCGGCGCTGGAGGCCAGGAACAGGCGGGCGTCCTCGATCAGCATCGCGGCGGTGGGGAGCAGGGGCAGCAGGGCCACGAGGGCGGCCAGCAGACTGCCGCCGGCGAAGGCGCCCAGCCGCCGGGTGACCCCGGCCGGTCCTTCCCGGCGGAGCGCGCCGTGCAGCAGGGGGATGAGTTCGAGCAAGATCAGCGGGTAGAGAATGACGGCCGACTGCCACAGGAGCGGCGCCAGCGCGGTCAGGGCACCGGCCAGGGCCAGGCGAGCCTGCGATCGGTACGGCGGAGCTTCATCCGCACGGCGGAGCAGCAGGCAGGCCGCCAGGGCAGCGGCCATGGCCCAGCCGTCCACCCGTCCCCCCTTGTAGCTCTTGACCATCAGCGGGTCGAGCAGGAAGGCCAGGGCAGTCATGAGCGCGGCCGCCGCGGGGAGGCGCCGGGCCAGGAGCCAGGCGAGCAGGGCCGAGGCCGCCAGGAACGCCCCCAGCAGGGCCGCCAGCCGTGAGCCCGCCGGAGAGCCCCCGGCCAGCCGGTAGCCGGCCTCGTGCACGAGCGGCGCCACGTAGGACCACACCCGGATGGGTCGCCCGGTCGTCGGCGACCACTTCGCCGACCAGGCGCTCTCCGGCTCCAGCACCAGCCGCCCGAAATCGACCTGCTGCACCTCGTCCTGCCATAGCGGGGGCGACGTCGTGAGCGTGAGCAGGTGGACGGCCAGCACGAGGGCCAGCAGGCCGGTCCAGAGGCGCCAGGGATGCCGCATCGTCCAGGGACCGGAGCGGACACCGCGCGCCGGGTGAAGAGGGCCGGAAGGGGCGTTCATGGCAGGCCGGCGGCGTCGGTGGGAGCGGCTTCGGAGGCGGCGGGCAGGGAGGGCGACCGGGGCAGGGTCTCGCGGATGACGGACCGGGGCCGGCGTTTGACTTCCTCGTAGATCCGGGCCAGGTAGAGGCCAATGACGCCCAGGCTGAGCATCAGCAGGCTGCCGATGATTTCCAGCAGCAGGATGACCGTGGTGAAGCCTTCCACGGCCTGGCCCATCCACCATTGCACGAACACCTTCGTACCCAGGACCAGCGCGAAGACCAGAAAGAGCAGCCCCGCCAGGGTGATCAGCTGGAGCGGCAGCGTCGAGAACGACGTGATGGAACGGGTGAAGAAGGCCGCCAGCTTCGGGAAGCTCCACTTTGAGCGGCCCTGCGCACGTTCGGGCACGGAGAAGGGGATCTGGAGGCGTTCGAAACCCATCCAGGCCACCAGTCCCCGGAAGAACAGGTTGCGTTCTTCGAGCCGGAGGAGCTGGTCCACCGCACGGCGGTCCAGGAGCTTGAAGTCGGAGGAGCGTTCCAGGCCGAAGCCGGAGAGCCGGTTCATCAGGGTGTAGAAGGCCCGGGCGCCGAGGCGGTGAAGGAGTTTTTCGTTGCCGCGGTCCATCTTGATCGCCTCCACGACCTCGACCCCGGTCTGTTGCCACAGTTCGATCATACGGGGGATGAGGGCCGGCGGGTGCTGAAGGTCGCCGTCCATGACGAGCACGGCCTGCCCACGGGCCTGTGCGAGCCCGGCCCACAGGGCGGCCTCCTTGCCGAAATTGCGGGTCAGCCGGATCCCGCGCACACCGGTGCGGTC
This window contains:
- a CDS encoding glycosyltransferase family 2 protein → MPSPSILLSVVIPVYNEGAGVLDVLRAVEPPLRACAPSHEILFVDDGSQDDTWAFIRQVCDDRTGVRGIRLTRNFGKEAALWAGLAQARGQAVLVMDGDLQHPPALIPRMIELWQQTGVEVVEAIKMDRGNEKLLHRLGARAFYTLMNRLSGFGLERSSDFKLLDRRAVDQLLRLEERNLFFRGLVAWMGFERLQIPFSVPERAQGRSKWSFPKLAAFFTRSITSFSTLPLQLITLAGLLFLVFALVLGTKVFVQWWMGQAVEGFTTVILLLEIIGSLLMLSLGVIGLYLARIYEEVKRRPRSVIRETLPRSPSLPAASEAAPTDAAGLP